The following are encoded in a window of Harmonia axyridis chromosome 7, icHarAxyr1.1, whole genome shotgun sequence genomic DNA:
- the LOC123685476 gene encoding uncharacterized protein LOC123685476 has translation MSPIQPTKVAQLKTSLIDLEDDEHPLPTAQVSHTATPANKSRLVQVLNETRQECEKLLQNLPTMPIPQPQQPNMNQPEAPTHSRWTSSMRRVSFPDLNEPMMNLNQLMTPTTAKQESEPRPMPTSTIPIHKWNIYFDGTDSVIGFIEEIERLAESRKTSLEHVFESIYELLRKDAKDWFIPRRGLFRNWDDFKTQLKEAFLPVNYEENLLDEIKKRMQGPDEKLLLYVTRMQNLFQKLTCNRPTESEQIRLIRQRLLPSLQQALAFQETTTYDELLKKGKVFEMVQWQMGHYTKPPVKPSLIDEPHLTYHQRRQQDYPANLSAISENTRQRNHSTRQEAPTPSPSPKKGPSRPLTTATRIEDWNCSVSPGPDRPHLPSRPPEYSTNRTGNANTSQDRNGSPPERRVSSQTQCFRCGGYGHLRRDCRGTPKMFCSRCQRENILSRDCPCPQNRRETTPSTSAGFLTTVIPIVSNDSWPLVEVHIEGKLFHALIDTGAAKSCCSQRVAQLCERNGIKGEKSTTEAVMVANGQTTAIPKMYHLGMVIADYALKNIEFLLVPNLPVDLILGIEMLKTYNFSLDIKNTECYLEGRRIPRAKQVSQEVIEVQTPEKHLQNRRGSHNRLAESPLRNPLPTLNCVQLKETGMQCKWYKNKFQEVEKGPEHCPEYSIINGRLHRHFWDSPDVREAGTGHPWKLCIPTEQRTKVLEENHDSALAGHLGIAKMIAKISWNYYWPGMFRDIAKYVRNCTSCQKFKVPQQQLAGKMQPRKMVDAPFKEVPVLRRRATTEMRMPGTPQSSVSSVRGRNTLARVERVVKRTTTQSTQTPPLCQLRTNQTTPAPRSVRIVGTMGNKVYLEVRPNTCWKCGKTCPSRQECRGRPLLFCSRCGLIGTQTRYCECVPRKLAPRPPATRSEQPARHPCARCTEREAMQRKMR, from the exons ATGTCTCCCATTCAACCAACCAAGGTTGCACAACTGAAGACATCACTGATAGATTTGGAAGATGATGAACACCCACTGCCAACTGCCCAGGTCTCCCATACTGCAACACCTGCAAATAAGTCAAGATTAGTTCaagttttgaatgaaacaagaCAGGAATGTGAGAAGTTACTGCAGAATTTACCAACGATGCCTATTCCTCAACCACAACAGCCGAATATGAATCAACCAGAGGCACCAACTCATAGTCGATGGACCAGCTCTATGAGAAGGGTGTCATTTCCCGATTTGAATGAACCCATGATGAATCTGAACCAGCTGATGACACCGACTACTGCCAAACAAGAATCTGAACCACGACCGATGCCAACCTCGACTATACCCATccataaatggaatatttactTTGATGGGACTGATAGTGTGATTGGATTTATAGAAGAGATAGAGAGACTTGCTGAATCCCGAAAGACATCCTTAGAACATGTGTTCGAATCGATTTACGAACTTCTGCGAAAGGATGCCAAAGATTGGTTCATCCCCCGGAGGGGACTCTTCAGAAACTGGGACGACTTCAAGACTCAATTAAAAGAGGCATTCTTACCAGTCAACTATGAAGAGAACCTACTGGATGAAATCAAGAAGAGGATGCAAGGTCCTGATGAGAAGTTACTACTGTATGTCACCCGGATGCAAAATTTGTTCCAGAAGCTGACTTGCAATCGTCCCACTGAGAGTGAAcagattcgactgataagacagAGGTTATTGCCATCACTGCAACAGGCTTTGGCCTTTCAAGAGACCACCACGTATGATGAACTCCTGAAAAAgggaaaagtttttgaaatggTTCAATGGCAGATGGGACATTATACCAAACCACCGGTTAAACCCAGCCTCATCGATGAACCACATCTAACATATCATCAACGTCGTCAACAGGACTACCCGGCCAACCTCTCTGCAATTTCGGAGAATACTAGACAACGAAACCACAGTACTCGTCAGGAAGCTCCCACACCATCTCCATCTCCGAAGAAGGGCCCGTCAAGACCGCTAACCACAGCCACAAGGATAGAAGACTGGAATTGCTCAGTATCCCCTGGACCAGATCGTCCCCATCTGCCCTCGAGGCCACCGGAATACTCGACCAACAGAACAGGAAATGCCAACACCTCACAGGATCGGAATGGATCACCACCGGAGCGAAGAGTGTCCTCCCAGACACAATGCTTCAGATGCGGGGGATATGGCCACCTCCGTCGAGACTGCCGAGGGACACCGAAAATGTTTTGCTCCCGATGTCAACGAGAGAATATCCTCTCACGAGACTGCCCATGTCCTCAAAACCGGAGAGAAACGACACCGTCAACTTCAGCGGGATTCCTAACTACAGTGATTCCTATCGTTAGCAACGACAGCTGGCCTCTGGTAGAAGTGCACATTGAGGGAAAGTTATTCCATGCATTGATAGACACTGGTGCGGCAAAGAGCTGCTGTAGTCAGAGGGTGGCCCAGCTGTGTGAAAGAAATGGAATCAAGGGAGAAAAATCAACGACTGAAGCTGTCATGGTAGCGAATGGACAAACTACAGCCATACCGAAGATGTATCACCTTGGAATGGTGATAGCCGATTATGCCCTGAAGAACATAGAATTCTTACTTGTACCCAACTTACCAGTCGACTTAATCCTGGGAATAGAGATGCTGAAGACCTACAACTTCTCCCTGGATATCAAGAACACAGAATGTTATCTAGAAGGACGACGGATCCCCAGAGCTAAACAGGTTAGCCAAGAGGTCATAGAGGTGCAGACTCCCGAAAAACACCTCCAGAATCGAAGAGGATCCCACAACAGACTTGCTGAGAGCCCGTTGAGAAATCCATTGCCGACACTCAACTGTGTCCAACTGAAAGAAACAGGTATGCAATGTAAGTGGTACAAAAATAAGTTTCAGGAAGTAGAGAAAGGACCAGAGCACTGCCCCGAGTATTCCATCATCAATGGAAGATTGCACCGACACTTTTGGGATTCACCAGACGTCAGGGAAGCTGGAACAGGCCATCCCTGGAAGTTGTGTATACCCACCGAACAGAGGACCAAAGTACTGGAAGAAAACCACGACTCTGCCTTGGCTGGACATCTGGGAATAGCTAAGATGATTGCGAAGATCTCGTGGAATTATTACTGGCCAGGTATGTTTAGGGACATTGCGAAATATGTCCGGAACTGCACTTCGTGCCAAAAGTTCAAAGTACCCCAACAGCAACTGGCAGGAAAGATGCAACCTCGAaagatggtggatgcgccgtTCAAGGAAGTACCGGTGTTAAGGAGGAGAGCAACGACGGAGATGCGGATGCCCGGAACCCCCCAGAGCTCGGTGTCGTCAGTGCGAGGGAGAAACACCCTAGCAAGAGTGGAGAGGGTGGTGAAACGGACCACTACACAGTCTACACAAACACCCCCTTTGTGCCAGCTGCGTACCA atcaaacCACACCGGCCCCCAGGAGCGTTCGTATTGTAGGTACGATGGGAAATAAAGTGTACCTAGAGGTTAGGCCCAACACTTGCTGGAAGTGCGGCAAGACATGTCCCTCGCGGCAGGAGTGTCGAGGTCGACCACTCCTATTTTGCAGCAGATGTGGTTTGATAGGTACGCAGACCAGGTACTGCGAGTGCGTACCCAGGAAACTGGCCCCACGACCGCCAGCAACTAGGTCGGAACAACCAGCCAGGCATCCATGTGCAAGATGCACAGAAAGGGAGGCCATGCAGCGGAAAatgagatag